DNA sequence from the Leptolyngbya sp. SIO1E4 genome:
AGGTAGGGTCTAGGGTTTGGGGTCTAGGGTGTACTTGATCTAAATGCACGCTGCTGTAGGGATGGATCATCTGCTTCTAATGGCTGTGGCATGGCATTGAATGCTTGCTCCTCAGAGTGCAGGTAAGCATCAATGTCGGCACGGTTTGCTAAGTAAAAAGTAATCACGCCATATATTGCACCTGAAGTGCTGGTTAGGACAGTCAAATTTCCTGGAATCCTTATGCAGCAAGGGTTTGATTTCTGATTTCTGCCTTCTGATTTCTGCCTTTTGCTATACCTTCTCTTTAATTACGTACAACTGTCATGAAGCCTGGTTAAATACTTAACAAGGTTGCTTCCGTTTATCTAAGTGTTTTTGCCATTATCTAAGTGCCCATCACGATAAAGGTAACTAAATATGAAACGAACTTTAATGATTGCTGCGGCTGGTGCTGTAGGAACTACGCTGTGGACTATGCCCGCTATGGCTATTGACTTTAACTTTAATTTCGACAATGCGTTGAATGGCGGCGGAACGGTAACAGGTGTCATTCGAGGGTTAGAGGAAGGTACCGGAGCTGCAACGAGTGTGGAAGTTTTGAGCAACACCACAGGCTTAGGCATTGGTGAGTATGTCGGAAATCCTCTTACAAACTCGTGGACCGTGTTGGGTGGGGAGATTGTTGCATTTGATTTTCTCTCGGCTGGTGTTCTTAATACCCCTCCTGCCGTAACAGATGCCTTGCTTTTCTTTGATTCAACTGAATTGTCGGGGGCTTCATTTCGAGCAGGAGTTGCCCCAAGCCCTGGTCCATTTGTTACTGGCAGTGGCTTTGTTTCCACTGAAGATATTGGCTTGACTTTTACCCGTTTCGATGAAGAACCTGAATCTGTCCCTGAACCGGCTTCCATGCTCGGCTTGTTAACCATCGGTGCCACAGTTGTAGGTGGTGCACTTAAGAAGAAGACTGCTCAAGTACCCTCGAATGAAGTCTAATCCCAGTTCTCGTTTAGATCAGACCCCTCCTAGCCTCCCCTTGCCAAGGGGAGGTGCCGCAGGCGGTGGGGTGGCGATGTGTAGCGCTGATTTGGAGAATTGGTATAAGCCATGATTGCCCCTCGCCGCAGCCACGCCATCCCTTTCTTGGTATTGCACCTGACGTGCTGGTTAGGACAATCGGATTTTCTGGAATCCTTATGCAGCAAGGGTTTGCTTTCTGCCTTCTGCTTTCTGCTTTCTGCCTTGTGCTGTAGACCCAGCCACTGACATCGCCCGCTTTAGGGCGGAGTCAGATGGAATAGGTTGAACGAACGCTTGATGCTGCTCAGCCCTCGCACGCCTGTAGCGTTGCCTGAGCACTGGCGAGCCTGGGTGAGCCGAGCTGAGTGAAGATGGCCACGGCCCGACGAGCGTAGGGCAGGGCCTCGGCAGCTTGGCCCTGGCGCACTAGGGCTTTGGCAATGCGGTTACAATTCGAGGCGATCAATTCCTGGTGACCCACTCTTTCCACCAAGGGCAGCGCCTCGCGGGCCAGAGCCTCGGCTCCCGACCAGTCTTCCCGGTCCAGAGCCAGGGCAGCCAGATTGCCGGTGAAGATGGCCACGCCCTCAGTGTAACCCACCGCACGGGCCACCCGCAGCGCTTCGCGATAATGCCGCTCTGCTGCCGTGAAATTGCCAGAGAGCTGCTCGACGTCGGCGAGGTCATTCAGGGTAAGAGCCACATCCTTGCTCTCAACAGACAAACTGCGATGCAGGTCAAGCACCTCGCGATAGGCAATGAGCGCGGCGGGGTAATCCTGCTTTAATTGATGCCCGATGCCCCGCAAGCGGATGGCGATGGCGCGCTCACGGGCACCGGCCTGTGCCGCCTGCCAGTGCGCCGCCACTTGGTCGGCACAGGCTAGCACCGCGTCTGCCTGCTGGCGCAGAGAGTGAATCCATCCCGCTTGACGAGCTCGCCAGCCCGCATAGTATAGATCGTCCGCCGCGATCGCCCTGGCTTCTGCCTGTTGGCTGAGAGAAAGCCATTCATCCCAGCGACCTGTGAAGTCGAGGAAGTCATCGAGCGCATCGCACACGGTTTGCAGGCGGGGATTGGGGCCAGCGAGGAAAAGCGGGATCGCGGGGGCCACGGTGGGCCAAGCGTCAGCGAGCAGGGGAAAGCGCTCATAATTCTGATAACCGTTCTCGACAATGAGGGCGTAGGCATACTCCTCCAGGCGGTTGCTGGTCTCCTTGATGACCTCTGGCTGTTTCCGCCGCAGGAAGTCAGCAACCATGGGCACGAGGGCAAAGTAGCAGTCTTCTAAGTCTGGTAGTACCAGAGCCCGGTTGGCGAGATCGCTCAGGGCACCTTGGGCAGCCGCTTCATTGAGGCTGGCCAGTTCGGCGATGAATTTTGCCGCCATTGGCGTGGTGAAATGGGTGAGGGCGGCGAGCACTTTGGTTTCATTGGTGGTGAAGGTGTCGAGCAGGTCGCCGAAGATAAATTCCAACGGGTTATTCGCCGCAGGGGCACTACGCAAGAACGCGAGGGCATAGTTGATAGTTTTGCAGCGGCCCAGGCCAAGCTGCCCCACAACCCAGCGCATCAGCAGTGGGTTGCCACCGGTTTCTTCATAGAGGGCGCGGCGTTCTGGTTCGGGGGTGTGGGCCAGTTGGTCATTGTGCTTGGCCAGCTCGGCAAGGAGGGCCAGGGCAGCAGAGGGGGTAAGCTTATCGAGGCGCACGATGCTGGCGCTCGCATCGGCCCGGCGGCGGCTGGTGACAAGGGCGCTACAGCCCCGAGGGAGACGATTGAGGAAGGCAAAAAGCTGGTCGCGGTCGCTTGCAGGCAGGGTTTCAAGATTGTCGAGCACCAGCAAGACCTCGGCCTCCCGCAAGGCCCGCAGGACTGCCTCTGAGCGCTCGGCTTCCGGCGATTTCGCCAAATCTGGCTGCGCTAACTCACGGGCAATGGCATTAAGCATTTCCAGATAGCTTGGCAGCACGAAGTCTCCCAGCGCCCGCTGCCCATCGGCGGTGAGTTCGCGCTCCTTTGATGAGAGGAATATGATGCGTCGGAAGCGCCCAGCAGGGATCAATTCGGCGGCCCGAATGGCGAGGGCCGTTTTGCCGATGCCACCGGGGCCATCAATCAGCGCCCCCCAAGCCCGCGCATCGGGCGCGAGGGCTGCGGCGATTTTCTGCAGCTCCGCCTCGCGCCCGAAGAAGGCGGGCAGGCGCGGCAGGTTGTTGGGGATGTTGGCCCTTGAGCGCCCGCTGCTACTGCCAGCGTCTTTTGTGTAGTAGCCTTTGGGCTGGCCTTCATTGAGGGCCAGCCGTTCGAGAATGAGCGTAGCGGCTTGTGCTGGCGTCTTGTGATCGAGTTCGACGAACCCAGCGGCGGGGCTCAGGCCATCGGCGGTGGCGTACTCGAACCGGCAGGGCATGACGCGCGGGCCATCCGCTCGGGTGAGTAATCCATAAATGTGAGTCCATTCCCACCCTGTCCAGCGCTTCACATCGTAACGTGGGCAGAGCACCGGGACGATGAGGTCTGACTGTTCACCATAGAGCTGTGGTAGATATATGCCGAGGTTATATCGGGCAAACTCTGCCTCGTGATACTCGTCGTAGAGAATTTTATCCTCGCCAAACTGCTCGGCGAGGATGGCGGCCACTGCTTTGACAAACGCTCGCTTTTCTCCCGCAAAGGAGAAGGCGATGCGGAAACGCCGGGTACTCATGGGGTCCTCTGCACTCCATCTGCTACGGTCTGGATCACTTCGCGCATTGTTTTTGGATTGCGTTCTTAGTCTAGCGAGCAGGTGCTAAATCATCGAAAAAAGCGGTTGAGCCTGTTTGTGTGATTTTCTGCACGCGATACGTGGTGGCATGACCCACACGCTTCGTATCTACCCATTGAAAAACAGCGCGACGACGCACCACTTCAGTGCGCAGGTCACTGGCGTTGATCATCTCTACGCGATCGGGCATTACACTCCAGGCAAACCGGACGCATTCAACCGACCCGTCAGGATTATGGCGCAGCAGACCATAAGCAGCCTCTGGGGTGGGTTGCACCGGGGCTGCAACAATTTGCACCAGTAAGACAACCCTGGCATCGGGGTCACGCGTTTCGTTGGTGTTCGTAGGGGGCTTTTCTCTATAGAGGTTGAGGGTGAGCTGTAACGTGTCGTCGGCTTGCAGATTGGCGGCCAGTCCTCGCAAAAGCGTCAAATCGGTCAGGGCAAATTGGGTCAGTTCTGCTTGGGGTAGGTTTTCTAATCGGGTTGCTAGTGCTGGAACCGTGAGGGCCGTTTCTACCCCGGCTCGAATGCGTTTGAGGGTTAGACTGATTTGCTGGAATTCGTCAGCTGCCGTGGCCTCCTCCCAGTCGTAGCGTAGCGACAACAGGCCATCTGGGTTGTATTCGCGGCGATCGGTTGCCAGTTTCAGGCCCACTAGCTTGGGCTGGTTGGGATCTGCCGGATTAGGAACCTGAACTTGGGTGGACTTATGGGCCGTTGGGGAGGCCAGTTGGCGGTTGTATTCCGGATCTTCAAAGTGGATGAACTGGGGCTGCAGCGGTAGGGGCAAGGTCGCCGAGTCTGTCATCCGCAGCGGAAAGGATAGGGTCTGGCTGAAGTTGTCTGTCGAGGTCGCTGGTTGAATGTTGGCTTGCACCATCAGCGTGGCCCCAGTCGGGAGCTGTTCCAGCTGCCTTTTTAGCTGCTCCCGTCGATTGCCATCAACCGGTTCATAGACCCCATCAGGGCCTGTTGCCGTGTAGGCAATGGGCATGTCGCGGACGATCGCCTCTACCGTAATCTGCCAATCGCTGAGGTCAGTCACCTGACTCACGCTACCGAGGTTGCCCTCAATCCGAAACGTGAGCTGGCCGTCCCAATTGTCTGGAATGGCCCCCCCGGCAGGGCTGAGTAGCTGCATCGTGAGCCGTCTCGCGGGCGTTGGCGGCTGACTCGTGGGGTCTGCGCCAAAAAAGGCTTCATCT
Encoded proteins:
- a CDS encoding PEP-CTERM sorting domain-containing protein (PEP-CTERM proteins occur, often in large numbers, in the proteomes of bacteria that also encode an exosortase, a predicted intramembrane cysteine proteinase. The presence of a PEP-CTERM domain at a protein's C-terminus predicts cleavage within the sorting domain, followed by covalent anchoring to some some component of the (usually Gram-negative) cell surface. Many PEP-CTERM proteins exhibit an unusual sequence composition that includes large numbers of potential glycosylation sites. Expression of one such protein has been shown restore the ability of a bacterium to form floc, a type of biofilm.); translation: MKRTLMIAAAGAVGTTLWTMPAMAIDFNFNFDNALNGGGTVTGVIRGLEEGTGAATSVEVLSNTTGLGIGEYVGNPLTNSWTVLGGEIVAFDFLSAGVLNTPPAVTDALLFFDSTELSGASFRAGVAPSPGPFVTGSGFVSTEDIGLTFTRFDEEPESVPEPASMLGLLTIGATVVGGALKKKTAQVPSNEV
- a CDS encoding tetratricopeptide repeat protein, encoding MSTRRFRIAFSFAGEKRAFVKAVAAILAEQFGEDKILYDEYHEAEFARYNLGIYLPQLYGEQSDLIVPVLCPRYDVKRWTGWEWTHIYGLLTRADGPRVMPCRFEYATADGLSPAAGFVELDHKTPAQAATLILERLALNEGQPKGYYTKDAGSSSGRSRANIPNNLPRLPAFFGREAELQKIAAALAPDARAWGALIDGPGGIGKTALAIRAAELIPAGRFRRIIFLSSKERELTADGQRALGDFVLPSYLEMLNAIARELAQPDLAKSPEAERSEAVLRALREAEVLLVLDNLETLPASDRDQLFAFLNRLPRGCSALVTSRRRADASASIVRLDKLTPSAALALLAELAKHNDQLAHTPEPERRALYEETGGNPLLMRWVVGQLGLGRCKTINYALAFLRSAPAANNPLEFIFGDLLDTFTTNETKVLAALTHFTTPMAAKFIAELASLNEAAAQGALSDLANRALVLPDLEDCYFALVPMVADFLRRKQPEVIKETSNRLEEYAYALIVENGYQNYERFPLLADAWPTVAPAIPLFLAGPNPRLQTVCDALDDFLDFTGRWDEWLSLSQQAEARAIAADDLYYAGWRARQAGWIHSLRQQADAVLACADQVAAHWQAAQAGARERAIAIRLRGIGHQLKQDYPAALIAYREVLDLHRSLSVESKDVALTLNDLADVEQLSGNFTAAERHYREALRVARAVGYTEGVAIFTGNLAALALDREDWSGAEALAREALPLVERVGHQELIASNCNRIAKALVRQGQAAEALPYARRAVAIFTQLGSPRLASAQATLQACEG